A portion of the Bactrocera neohumeralis isolate Rockhampton chromosome 2, APGP_CSIRO_Bneo_wtdbg2-racon-allhic-juicebox.fasta_v2, whole genome shotgun sequence genome contains these proteins:
- the LOC126768061 gene encoding UDP-glycosyltransferase UGT5-like, with translation MHFLSVILIAPALLCAYNVQAYRFLGVLHSRIKSHNIVGTALLKELARRGHHVTVISPFPLKKPMDNYVDIETYQPTPIDSAGGHVLQSRASSRAESVLIFQAMGLNMTRTFLEESNLKALLAGNQTFDAVICEVFLAEALYGLSEHYNAPLIGLGTFGAYPWNTDMVGSPSPPSYVASAFLSFNERMTLWQRVCNFAFGMFERLSLDLYYLPKQAAIYKEYFPNNKRDMYEVRRSAALVLLNQHVSLSFSRPYVHNQIEVGGMHINRKRSPLPADLERFINESEHGVIYFSMGSYLRSEFLSLDKRKAILETFRGLKQRVLWKFENPKLEGKPDNVYISEWFPQDDILAHPNVKFFITHGGLLSTTESIYHGKPFIGIPIFADQFLNMNRAVTGGYGIRVDYDGFTKETFQSAIERMLNDESYTKRVADISAQYRDQPTNPLDLAVYWVEYVVRHKGARHLHCAGQDLNFIQYHSIDSMLIIFGGLSFVLLLILLLIRSVWDWLQFVLARKDIRKKTL, from the exons atgcatttccTAAGTGTCATTTTAATCGCCCCAGCTCTGCTTTGTGCTTACAATGTGCAGGCCTACCGCTTCTTGGGCGTTCTTCATAGCCGGATAAAATCACATAATATCGTAGGCACAGCGCTGCTGAAGGAGTTAGCGCGTAGGGGTCATCATGTCACTGTCATATCGCCATTTCCACTAAAAAAACCAATGGATAATTATGTTGACATAGAAACATATCAACCGACACCAATCGACT CGGCGGGAGGCCACGTTTTGCAATCTCGTGCGAGCAGTAGAGCAGAAAGTGTATTGATTTTCCAAGCAATGGGGCTTAATATGACGCGCACATTCCTAGAAGAAAGCAATCTTAAAGCACTACTTGCTGGTAATCAGACCTTCGATGCTGTTATTTGTGAAGTTTTTCTCGCTGAGGCGCTCTATGGACTAAGTGAACATTACAATGCGCCACTAATAGGTCTAGGCACCTTCGGCGCATATCCCTGGAATACGGATATG GTCGGCTCACCCAGCCCACCTTCGTATGTGGCAAGCGCATTTCTGTCATTCAATGAACGCATGACACTGTGGCAACGTGTGTGCAACTTTGCATTTGGCATGTTTGAACGCTTGTCGCTCGATCTCTATTATTTGCCAAAACAAGCAGCTATATATAAGGAATACTTTCCTAACAACAAACGTGATATGTACGAGGTGCGTCGCAGTGCTGCCTTAGTGCTACTCAATCAGCATGTCTCGCTGAGTTTCTCACGTCCTTACGTCCATAATCAGATCGAAGTTGGTGGCATGCACATTAATCGAAAACGCTCCCCACTACCAGCCGATTTGGAACGATTCATCAATGAATCGGAACATGGAGTCATCTATTTCTCAATGGGGTCTTATTTGCGTAGCGAGTTTTTGTCTTTGGATAAACGTAAGGCAATACTTGAAACATTCCGTGGCTTGAAACAGCGTGTTCtttggaaattcgaaaatccaAAACTCGAAGGTAAACCGGATAATGTTTATATTAGTGAATGGTTTCCACAGGACGACATTTTGGCACATCCGAATGTAAAATTCTTCATTACGCATGGCGGTTTACTCAGTACCACTGAGTCCATTTATCATGGCAAGCCTTTTATTGGCATACCGATCTTCGCCGATCAGTTCCTCAATATGAATCGCGCCGTAACTGGCGGCTATGGTATACGTGTAGATTACGATGGTTTTACGAAAGAGACATTCCAGTCGGCCATTGAGCGCATGTTGAATGATGAGAGCTATACGAAACGTGTAGCGGATATATCAGCGCAATATCGCGATCAGCCAACGAACCCATTGGACTTGGCGGTCTATTGGGTAGAATATGTGGTGAGGCATAAGGGTGCAAGGCATTTACACTGCGCCGGACAAGATTTGAACTTCATACAATATCATAGTATTGATAGCATGTTGATCATATTTGGTGGTTTGTCTTTCGTGCTGCTGCTGATCTTACTGCTGATACGTTCTGTATGGGATTGGTTACAATTTGTGCTTGCGCGAAAGGATATAAGGAAGAAGACTctctaa
- the LOC126768060 gene encoding UDP-glycosyltransferase UGT5-like isoform X2 has translation MLPLMVLHTASLSAIIFRNVKHQKHNPIIKDTASALLKTTEKTVVENVRDFYEMGLNMTRIFLEENNVKALLASNQTFDAIICEIFLSEALYGLSEHYNVPLIGLGTFGAHAWNTDMVGSPSPPSYVANSLLPFNERMTLWQRVGNFAFGIFERLLLDLYYLPKQAAIYKQYFPNNKRDMYEVRRNAALVLLNQHVSLSFSRPYVHNQIEVGGMHINRKRSPLPADLERFINESKHGVIYFSMGSNVRSKFLPADKRKAILDTFRGLKQRVLWKFEDPNLEGKPDNVYISEWFPQDDILAHPNVKFFITHGGLLSTTESIYHGKPFIGIPIFGDQFLNMNRAETGGYGIGVDYNGFTKEKFQSAIERMLNDESYTKRVADISAKYRDQPTNPLDLAVYWVEYVVRHKGARHLHCAGQDLNFIQYHSIDSMLIIFGGLTFVLLLILLLIRSVWGWLQFALVRKDIKKKTH, from the exons ACACCGCATCTGCTCTTCTGAAAACTACTGAGAAAACTGTTGTGGAAAATGTGCGAGATTTTTATGAAATGGGTCTTAATATGACCCGCATATTCTTAGAGGAGAACAATGTTAAAGCGCTTCTTGCTAGTAATCAAACCTTCGATGCGATTATATGTGAAATTTTTCTCTCTGAAGCGCTTTATGGACTAAGTGAACATTACAATGTTCCACTAATAGGTCTAGGCACCTTCGGCGCCCATGCCTGGAACACAGATATG GTCGGCTCACCCAGCCCACCTTCGTATGTGGCAAACTCTCTGCTGCCGTTCAATGAGCGCATGACACTGTGGCAACGTGTGGGTAACTTTGCATTTGGCATTTTCGAACGTCTGTTGCTCGATCTATACTATTTGCCGAAACAAGCAGCAATATATAAGCAATACTTTCCTAACAACAAACGTGATATGTACGAGGTGCGTCGCAACGCTGCCTTAGTGCTGCTCAATCAGCATGTCTCGCTGAGTTTCTCACGTCCTTACGTCCATAATCAGATCGAAGTTGGTGGCATGCACATTAATCGAAAACGCTCACCACTACCAGCCGATTTGGAACGATTCATCAATGAATCGAAACATGGAGTCATCTATTTCTCAATGGGTTCCAATGTGCGTAGCAAATTTTTGCCTGCGGATAAACGTAAGGCAATACTTGACACATTCCGTGGATTGAAACAGCGTGTTCTTTGGAAATTCGAGGATCCAAACCTCGAAGGTAAACCGGATAATGTTTATATTAGTGAATGGTTTCCACAGGACGACATTTTGGCACATCCGAATGTAAAATTCTTCATTACGCATGGCGGTTTACTCAGTACCACTGAGTCCATTTATCATGGCAAGCCTTTTATTGGCATACCGATTTTTGGCGATCAGTTCCTCAATATGAATCGTGCCGAAACTGGCGGCTATGGTATAGGTGTGGATTACAATGGTTTCACGAAAGAGAAATTCCAGTCGGCCATTGAGCGTATGTTGAATGATGAGAGCTATACGAAACGTGTAGCGGATATATCAGCGAAATATCGCGATCAGCCAACGAACCCCTTGGACTTGGCGGTCTATTGGGTAGAATATGTGGTGAGGCATAAGGGTGCAAGGCATTTACACTGCGCCGGACAAGATTTGAACTTCATACAATATCATAGTATTGATAGCATGTTGATCATATTTGGTGGTTTGACTTTCGTGCTGCTGCTGATCTTGCTGCTGATACGTTCTGTATGGGGTTGGCTACAATTTGCGCTTGTGCGTAAGGATATCAAAAAGAAAACGCACTAA